One Spinacia oleracea cultivar Varoflay chromosome 4, BTI_SOV_V1, whole genome shotgun sequence DNA segment encodes these proteins:
- the LOC110796991 gene encoding uncharacterized protein: MRDSQRREYQGRDHQKQTNHTYPAFHEYTPLNAPRAAIYNINKNENWKRPPPMSNKPRPQTKYCAFHEDCGHYTEECRDLKDNIEDMIRRGYLTQYRARQDINNQQNHSQQNHNPNNRLPATQTPLRIKQKAPETSRNAEARNTGQKRPTVWVISGGPCHGGTISGADRSLEEHRHLINYHSTRKWPSPPVIPGISFSPADYRRIIYPHDDPLVFGLEVANFPVKRILVDGGSSANIIFWEAFTQLQIDEKELTRVNYPVIGFSRATVFPEGSIRLPVQIGEGSATRDLMVDFLVIKVPAAYNIIIGRPFILDAQAVVSTYHLTMIYISNFEKAERIQVVKNQQDHAT; the protein is encoded by the coding sequence ATGAGAGACAGTCAGAGAAGAGAATACCAAGGGAGAGATcaccaaaaacaaacaaaccatACCTACCCCGCATTCCATGAATACACTCCATTGAATGCCCCAAGAGCTGCCATCTACAACATCAACAAGAATGAGAACTGGAAAAGACCACCTCCAATGAGTAACAAACCCAGACCACAAACGAAGTACTGTGCTTTCCACGAGGACTGTGGACACTACACGGAAGAATGCAGAGATTTGAAAGATAACATCGAGGATATGATCAGGAGAGGCTACCTGACACAGTATAGAGCCCGGCAAGACATCAACAATCAACAAAATCACAGCCAGCAAAACCACAACCCAAATAACAGATTGCCAGCAACCCAAACACCACTCAGAATAAAACAAAAGGCACCAGAAACCAGCCGTAATGCAGAAGCTAGAAATACCGGCCAGAAGAGGCCGACAGTATGGGTCATATCCGGCGGGCCATGCCACGGAGGAACAATTAGTGGAGCAGACAGGAGCCTAGAGGAGCACCGCCACCTCATAAACTACCACAGCACCAGAAAGTGGCCATCACCCCCAGTCATCCCAGGAATCTCATTCTCCCCGGCAGACTACCGCAGAATCATATATCCCCATGATGACCCATTGGTTTTTGGCCTCGAAGTAGCAAACTTTCCGGTAAAAAGAATACTGGTAGACGGCGGAAGTTCAGCCAACATAATATTCTGGGAAGCCTTCACTCAACTCCAAATAGATGAGAAGGAACTCACGAGAGTCAATTACCCGGTAATAGGATTCTCCAGGGCCACCGTCTTTCCAGAGGGAAGCATCAGGCTGCCGGTACAGATCGGAGAAGGTAGTGCCACAAGGGACCTGATGGTGGACTTCTTAGTAATAAAAGTGCCGGCTGCGTACAACATCATCATAGGCCGACCATTCATCCTTGACGCACAAGCAGTGGTATCAACGTACCACCTAACCATGATATACATTTCTAACTTCGAGAAAGCAGAGAGAATCCAGGTAGTCAAGAATCAGCAAGATCATGCTACTTGA